In Drosophila simulans strain w501 chromosome X, Prin_Dsim_3.1, whole genome shotgun sequence, one DNA window encodes the following:
- the LOC6724931 gene encoding uncharacterized protein LOC6724931 isoform X1 has protein sequence MFIQAGIFDTLRKPGIYFLLFVKLKKKKLKSIYFLVMDISQPDDLYKEEETVRQPSLMPRDPLEVFNWIASLDVDKLEDETPPASFYFDLVETKDVELACSVNTGKLLVTLGCQTDVSQPDYSSNAALAPTDLKLSIPEESESEPKPHENSERPPSRFSFFGMLVKAVLALSVVHALYVLSTIGFETFKNRVCQSSVLNMTPPQTSSIRETIASLPESIWRSVEAKIASLRARFR, from the exons ATGTTCATTCAAGCAGGCATATTTGACACACTTCGGAAGCCCGGAATATATTTCCTTCTATTcgtaaaactaaaaaaaaaaaaactaaaaagtatatattttctagTAATGGACATCTCCCAACCGGACGACCTATACAAGGAGGAGGAGACTGTCCGTCAGCCATCGCTCATGCCGAGAGATCCCCTCGAGGTGTTCAATTGGATAGCTTCTTTGGATGTGGACAAGCTGGAGGACGAGACACCACCCGCAAGTTTCTACTTCGATTTGGTGGAGACAAAGGATGTTGAACTGGCCTGCAGTGTCAACACCGGAAAGCTTCTCGTAACGCTCGGTTGTCAGACAGATGTGTCGCAGCCAGATTATTCATCCAACGCAGCGTTGGCACCAACGGATCTGAAATTATCAATACCCGAAG AAAGCGAATCTGAACCCAAACCACATGAGAACTCCGAGCGCCCACCGAGtcgcttttcgtttttcggCATGTTGGTGAAGGCGGTCCTGGCACTGTCCGTGGTGCACGCCCTCTATGTTCTGTCGACGATCGGCTTTGAGACCTTCAAGAACCGCGTATGCCAGTCATCTGTCTTGAATATGACACCGCCTCAGACTTCGTCGATCAGGGAGACGATCGCTTCCCTGCCCGAGAGCATTTGGCGCAGTGTTGAAGCTAAAATAGCGAGCCTGCGAGCCCGCTTCAGATAA
- the LOC6724931 gene encoding uncharacterized protein LOC6724931 isoform X2, with the protein MDISQPDDLYKEEETVRQPSLMPRDPLEVFNWIASLDVDKLEDETPPASFYFDLVETKDVELACSVNTGKLLVTLGCQTDVSQPDYSSNAALAPTDLKLSIPEGAPVCPCPDASGDEVSITIFTESESEPKPHENSERPPSRFSFFGMLVKAVLALSVVHALYVLSTIGFETFKNRVCQSSVLNMTPPQTSSIRETIASLPESIWRSVEAKIASLRARFR; encoded by the coding sequence ATGGACATCTCCCAACCGGACGACCTATACAAGGAGGAGGAGACTGTCCGTCAGCCATCGCTCATGCCGAGAGATCCCCTCGAGGTGTTCAATTGGATAGCTTCTTTGGATGTGGACAAGCTGGAGGACGAGACACCACCCGCAAGTTTCTACTTCGATTTGGTGGAGACAAAGGATGTTGAACTGGCCTGCAGTGTCAACACCGGAAAGCTTCTCGTAACGCTCGGTTGTCAGACAGATGTGTCGCAGCCAGATTATTCATCCAACGCAGCGTTGGCACCAACGGATCTGAAATTATCAATACCCGAAGGTGCCCCAGTCTGCCCATGTCCGGACGCATCTGGTGATGAAGTATCTATTACTATATTTACAGAAAGCGAATCTGAACCCAAACCACATGAGAACTCCGAGCGCCCACCGAGtcgcttttcgtttttcggCATGTTGGTGAAGGCGGTCCTGGCACTGTCCGTGGTGCACGCCCTCTATGTTCTGTCGACGATCGGCTTTGAGACCTTCAAGAACCGCGTATGCCAGTCATCTGTCTTGAATATGACACCGCCTCAGACTTCGTCGATCAGGGAGACGATCGCTTCCCTGCCCGAGAGCATTTGGCGCAGTGTTGAAGCTAAAATAGCGAGCCTGCGAGCCCGCTTCAGATAA
- the LOC27208478 gene encoding period circadian protein produces MLKRDLQKITLKLSDLKDYEAARQKNKLKGAPRPRLSQDALTGDDASTSGTTASCSSNTETATETASGSGSGSGSGSGSGSGSYITGMGYRSETPSSASYTTSTTPTPATQEEILRPSSAVTATTTTGTTNSGSTDDVSVAAVVDDTDTIDEISDDNWVDLNADTNDTVDTQPEEQDQLQEVEEEDGARGGV; encoded by the coding sequence ATGCTGAAACGCGATCTGCAGAAAATCACACTAAAGCTGTCCGATCTCAAGGACTACGAGGCTGCCCGCCAGAAGAACAAGCTCAAGGGCGCCCCGCGGCCCAGGCTTTCTCAGGATGCCCTCACCGGAGACGACGCCTCCACTTCGGGAACAACGGCAAGTTGCAGTTCCAACACGGAAACCGCCACGGAAACCGCATCGGGATCCGGATCAGGGTCTGGATCGGGCTCGGGTTCTGGGTCCGGATCGTACATTACGGGAATGGGCTACCGTTCGGAGACACCCTCCTCCGCATCGTACACCACGTCGACGACCCCGACTCCGGCCACTCAGGAGGAGATACTGAGACCCTCGTCCGCCGTCACGGCCACCACAACCACTGGGACCACTAATTCCGGCTCCACGGATGACGTGAGCGTGGCGGCCGTAGTGGATGACACGGATACCATTGACGAAATCAGCGATGACAACTGGGTAGACCTGAATGCGGACACCAACGATACCGTTGATACccagccggaggagcaggaccAACTGCaagaggtggaggaggaggatgggGCTAGGGGTGGAGTCTAA